The following proteins are co-located in the Nocardioides piscis genome:
- a CDS encoding class F sortase produces the protein MKNQRSGGGPSWLLPALLAVVAFVAATVLWLQVDTPEAPKPATRTLSAPAETAPAETAPAAPRSVTPAQPAKALDEAGPPRGVVIDSLGIEAPVVPIATDGTSLDPPDDPQVLGWWSGGAQTGAEQGTALVTGHTVNAGGGAMDDLELVRVGAEIRVTTAQGTIRYRAESVQVLDKDTLARQAQQLFSQEVAGRLVLVTCEDWDGHGYRSNVVVTAVPA, from the coding sequence ATGAAGAACCAGCGGTCGGGGGGCGGTCCAAGCTGGCTGCTCCCCGCCCTGCTGGCGGTGGTGGCGTTCGTCGCCGCGACCGTCCTCTGGCTCCAGGTCGACACGCCCGAGGCGCCGAAGCCGGCGACGAGGACCCTGTCGGCCCCAGCCGAGACAGCTCCAGCCGAGACGGCCCCAGCAGCCCCCCGATCCGTCACGCCCGCCCAGCCGGCGAAGGCGCTCGACGAGGCCGGTCCGCCGCGTGGCGTGGTGATCGACTCCCTGGGGATCGAGGCGCCTGTCGTGCCCATCGCGACAGATGGCACGTCGCTGGACCCGCCTGACGACCCCCAGGTCCTCGGCTGGTGGTCCGGGGGAGCGCAGACCGGCGCTGAGCAGGGCACGGCGCTGGTCACCGGGCACACCGTGAACGCGGGTGGCGGAGCGATGGACGACCTCGAGCTCGTCCGCGTGGGCGCCGAGATCCGCGTGACGACTGCGCAAGGGACGATCCGCTACCGGGCGGAATCGGTGCAGGTCCTGGACAAGGACACCCTCGCCCGGCAGGCGCAGCAGCTGTTCAGCCAGGAGGTCGCGGGGCGCCTGGTGCTGGTGACGTGTGAGGACTGGGACGGCCATGGCTACCGCAGCAATGTGGTGGTCACTGCCGTCCCCGCATGA
- a CDS encoding nuclear transport factor 2 family protein — MSAETDLRRLLDLEAIRQLKYAYFRCLDTKDWEGVAACFVPEATATYPHHECESRVAIIDFLSTAMVPDLITMHHGHHPEIEIDNDRATGTWYLHDRVLAPAFEFALEGAGLYADRYVRTVDGWRMEHTGYARIFESTSTIDSGVKIEQGKRSRGE, encoded by the coding sequence ATGAGCGCCGAGACCGATCTGCGTCGCCTGCTCGACCTCGAAGCCATCCGCCAGCTGAAGTACGCCTACTTCCGGTGCCTGGACACCAAGGACTGGGAGGGCGTCGCCGCGTGCTTCGTGCCCGAGGCGACCGCCACCTATCCCCATCACGAGTGCGAGAGTCGCGTCGCGATCATCGACTTCCTGTCCACGGCGATGGTCCCCGACCTGATCACGATGCACCACGGACACCACCCCGAGATCGAGATCGACAACGATCGGGCCACCGGCACCTGGTATCTCCATGACCGGGTCCTTGCCCCCGCCTTCGAGTTCGCGCTGGAGGGCGCCGGGCTGTATGCCGATCGGTATGTCCGCACCGTCGACGGCTGGCGGATGGAGCACACGGGCTATGCACGGATCTTCGAGTCGACCTCGACGATCGACAGCGGCGTCAAGATCGAGCAGGGCAAGCGCTCGCGCGGCGAATGA
- a CDS encoding helicase HerA-like domain-containing protein, whose translation MTQTPDAADPAPADPISAAVAPGYQFEGPALELGGLMLNATDLSDVRIKIPLGMLNRHGLVAGATGTGKTKTLQLLAEQLSANGVPVFAADIKGDLSGISVPGESSDKLAERTASVGQDWQPTGFPVEFYAIGGEGIGIPVRVTMSAFGPTLLAKVLDLNDTQESSLGLVFYYCDQNGLPLLDLADLRAVLSFLTGDEQGKAELKKIGGLSSQTAGVILRELVAFEAQGAGVFFGEPEFETSDFLRVGEDGRGIVSLLELPNLQDRPALFSTFLMWLLADLFHDLPEEGDLDKPKLVFFFDEAHLLFNDASEAFLDQIAQTVRLIRSKGVGVFFVTQSPTDVPDEVLGQLGSRIQHQLRAHTPNDAKALRATVNTYPNSAYDDLGEVITSLGIGEAVVTVMNERGAPTPVAWTRLQAPESLMDPAPATEMEAAVRASPLHAKYAEAIDRESAREKLAAKLEEGARKAEEDARVKEMAREQKNERVTTRAKKEEEGVVTQVVKSAAFKDFMRTAAREVARGMFKSGRR comes from the coding sequence ATGACGCAGACCCCTGACGCCGCCGACCCGGCTCCGGCCGACCCGATCTCGGCAGCCGTGGCGCCCGGCTACCAGTTCGAAGGGCCGGCGCTCGAGCTGGGTGGGTTGATGCTCAACGCCACCGACCTCTCGGACGTGCGCATCAAGATCCCGTTGGGGATGCTCAACCGCCACGGTCTCGTCGCCGGCGCCACCGGCACCGGGAAGACCAAGACCCTCCAGCTGCTGGCCGAGCAGCTCTCGGCCAACGGCGTGCCGGTCTTCGCCGCCGACATCAAGGGCGACCTGTCCGGGATCAGCGTCCCCGGCGAGTCGAGTGACAAGCTCGCCGAGCGCACCGCCAGCGTGGGTCAGGACTGGCAGCCCACCGGCTTCCCCGTCGAGTTCTATGCCATCGGCGGCGAGGGCATCGGCATACCTGTGCGGGTGACGATGTCGGCGTTCGGACCGACGCTGCTCGCCAAGGTCCTCGACCTCAACGACACCCAGGAGTCGTCCCTCGGCCTGGTCTTCTACTACTGCGACCAGAACGGGCTGCCGCTGCTCGACCTGGCAGACCTGCGCGCTGTGCTGTCGTTCCTCACCGGCGACGAGCAGGGGAAGGCGGAGCTGAAGAAGATCGGCGGACTGTCGTCCCAGACCGCGGGGGTGATCCTGCGCGAGCTCGTGGCCTTCGAGGCGCAGGGCGCCGGCGTGTTCTTCGGCGAGCCTGAGTTCGAGACCAGCGACTTCCTCCGGGTGGGCGAGGACGGGCGCGGCATCGTCAGCCTGCTCGAGCTGCCCAACCTGCAGGACCGGCCAGCGCTGTTCTCCACCTTCTTGATGTGGCTGCTCGCCGACCTCTTCCACGACCTCCCCGAGGAGGGTGACCTCGACAAGCCCAAGCTGGTCTTCTTCTTCGACGAGGCACACCTCCTCTTCAACGACGCCTCCGAGGCGTTCCTCGACCAGATCGCGCAGACGGTCCGGCTGATCCGGTCGAAGGGGGTCGGCGTCTTCTTCGTGACGCAGTCGCCCACCGACGTCCCGGACGAGGTGCTCGGACAGCTCGGGTCGCGCATCCAGCACCAGCTCCGCGCCCACACCCCCAACGACGCCAAGGCACTCAGGGCGACGGTCAACACCTATCCCAACAGTGCCTATGACGACCTCGGCGAGGTGATCACCAGTCTCGGCATCGGCGAGGCCGTGGTGACGGTGATGAACGAGCGCGGAGCGCCCACCCCGGTGGCCTGGACCCGGCTGCAGGCCCCCGAGTCGTTGATGGACCCCGCGCCCGCGACGGAGATGGAGGCAGCCGTCCGGGCCTCGCCGCTGCATGCCAAGTATGCCGAGGCCATCGACCGCGAGTCGGCCAGGGAGAAGCTGGCGGCCAAGCTCGAGGAGGGTGCCCGCAAGGCCGAGGAGGACGCTCGGGTCAAGGAGATGGCGCGCGAGCAGAAGAACGAGCGGGTCACCACGCGGGCGAAGAAGGAGGAGGAGGGCGTCGTCACGCAGGTCGTGAAGTCGGCGGCCTTCAAGGACTTCATGCGTACGGCTGCGCGCGAGGTCGCGCGCGGGATGTTCAAGTCCGGTCGGCGATGA
- a CDS encoding potassium/proton antiporter has protein sequence MTFDVHQLDSFVLVGSLVTLVAILAVRLSATVGLPSLLFYLFMGVLLGEAGLGIQFEDAQMAHALGFGALALILAEGGLTTSWRDMRPSIRLGVSLATLGVAVSVAVVAVGAHYLLGLPWELAILLGAVCSPTDAAAVFSVLRIVPLPKRLTGVLEAESGLNDAPTVVLVSIISTGVALESGVLSVAGTIVFELAVGATIGVLAGMGGAWMLRRIALPSSGLYPLSVLCLAFLGYGAATAVHASGFAAVYVAALILGNQELPHRAATRSFAEGLASLAQIGLFVMLGLLLSPARINLDVVVLAIVTGLILTFVARPVSVLLSSLAQPMPWRELTFISWAGLRGAVPIVLTTIPLAEGVEGADRLFDIVFVMVVIYTLLTGPTLPLVARILRVARRSEPRGLDVEAAPLERVAADMLQVSIAETSRMHGVEVGELRLPPGASVSLVIRQGETLVPERRTVLRRGDDVLVVTPRKVRVETEERLRQVSAGGRLAQWRSDSRKPR, from the coding sequence GTGACCTTTGATGTCCACCAGCTCGACTCGTTCGTGCTCGTGGGCTCGCTGGTCACCCTTGTCGCGATCCTCGCCGTGCGGCTCTCGGCCACGGTCGGACTGCCCAGCCTGTTGTTCTACCTCTTCATGGGGGTGCTGCTCGGCGAGGCAGGCCTGGGGATCCAGTTCGAGGACGCCCAGATGGCGCACGCGCTGGGGTTCGGTGCGCTGGCGCTGATCCTCGCCGAGGGTGGACTGACCACGAGCTGGCGCGACATGCGTCCCTCGATCCGGCTGGGGGTCTCGCTGGCCACCCTCGGGGTGGCGGTCTCGGTCGCCGTCGTCGCCGTGGGTGCCCACTATCTCCTCGGTCTCCCGTGGGAGCTGGCCATCCTCCTCGGGGCGGTCTGCTCGCCCACCGATGCGGCAGCGGTGTTCTCGGTGCTGCGTATCGTTCCGCTGCCCAAACGACTGACCGGCGTGCTGGAGGCCGAGTCGGGTCTCAACGATGCGCCCACCGTCGTGCTCGTCTCGATCATCTCCACCGGGGTGGCGTTGGAGAGCGGGGTGCTGAGCGTCGCCGGCACGATCGTCTTCGAGCTCGCCGTCGGTGCCACCATCGGTGTCCTCGCCGGGATGGGTGGGGCGTGGATGCTGCGGCGGATAGCACTGCCGTCCTCGGGGCTCTATCCGCTGTCCGTTCTGTGCCTCGCCTTCCTCGGGTATGGCGCTGCGACGGCCGTCCACGCCTCCGGCTTCGCGGCGGTCTATGTCGCGGCCCTGATCCTCGGCAACCAGGAGCTTCCGCACCGGGCGGCGACGCGCTCCTTCGCCGAGGGCCTGGCCTCCCTGGCCCAGATCGGCCTCTTCGTCATGCTCGGGCTGCTGCTCTCGCCGGCCAGGATCAACCTCGACGTGGTCGTCCTGGCCATCGTCACCGGACTGATCCTCACCTTCGTCGCGCGACCGGTCTCGGTGCTGCTGAGCTCGCTCGCCCAGCCGATGCCCTGGCGTGAGCTGACCTTCATCTCATGGGCCGGGCTGCGCGGCGCCGTCCCGATCGTGCTGACGACGATCCCGCTGGCCGAAGGAGTCGAGGGAGCCGACCGGCTCTTCGACATCGTCTTCGTCATGGTGGTGATCTACACCCTCCTCACCGGACCCACGCTGCCGCTGGTGGCGCGGATCCTGCGGGTCGCGCGACGCTCCGAGCCACGTGGGCTGGACGTGGAGGCTGCCCCGCTCGAGCGCGTGGCGGCCGACATGCTGCAGGTCTCGATCGCGGAGACCTCACGCATGCACGGCGTCGAGGTCGGTGAGCTGCGGCTGCCGCCCGGAGCGTCGGTCTCCCTGGTGATCAGGCAGGGCGAGACGCTCGTCCCCGAGCGACGCACGGTGCTGCGCAGGGGCGACGACGTCCTGGTGGTCACGCCACGCAAGGTCCGGGTCGAGACGGAGGAGCGGCTGCGCCAGGTGTCAGCAGGTGGCCGGCTCGCGCAGTGGCGGTCGGATTCGCGCAAGCCCCGCTGA
- a CDS encoding LytR C-terminal domain-containing protein produces MSDSVRSALTLLTLSAICLLAVMWGWQAATEPLPSEDPPPLCTERTIPAGEKVFTDQVAVSVFNGSTRNGLAGTTLEKLVARGFVAADSDNAPKQVKTVEIWSDEPRNAAVRLVARQFKGAKIVSGPELGRGVNVVVGAAFKDLRKKDVESVTAVADSTFCSPGGS; encoded by the coding sequence ATGAGCGACTCCGTCCGGTCGGCTCTCACCTTGCTGACCCTGTCCGCCATCTGCCTGCTCGCGGTCATGTGGGGATGGCAGGCCGCCACCGAGCCGCTGCCGAGCGAGGACCCGCCGCCGCTGTGCACGGAGAGGACGATCCCCGCCGGCGAGAAGGTGTTCACCGACCAGGTCGCGGTCAGCGTCTTCAACGGCAGCACCCGCAACGGACTGGCCGGCACCACCCTGGAGAAGCTGGTGGCGCGAGGTTTCGTCGCCGCAGACTCAGACAACGCGCCCAAGCAGGTCAAGACTGTGGAGATCTGGTCCGACGAGCCACGCAACGCCGCCGTACGCCTCGTGGCACGACAGTTCAAGGGGGCCAAGATCGTCTCCGGCCCGGAGCTCGGGCGTGGCGTGAACGTCGTCGTGGGTGCGGCCTTCAAGGACCTGAGGAAGAAGGACGTCGAGTCGGTGACGGCCGTCGCCGACTCGACCTTCTGCAGCCCCGGCGGCAGCTGA
- a CDS encoding type II toxin-antitoxin system VapB family antitoxin produces the protein MIFKRVGEGRPYPAHGLEPRDWARVPPRQVRLDELITTKDTLQLAALLDEDSTFYGDLFAHVVSWKGDLYLEDGLHRALRAALHQRNVLHARVHEVSTP, from the coding sequence GTGATCTTCAAGCGTGTGGGCGAGGGACGTCCCTACCCCGCCCACGGCCTGGAACCGCGCGACTGGGCGCGGGTCCCGCCCCGGCAGGTGCGCCTCGACGAGCTGATCACCACCAAGGACACGCTGCAGCTGGCTGCCCTGCTCGACGAGGACTCCACCTTCTATGGCGACCTCTTCGCCCACGTGGTGTCGTGGAAAGGGGACCTCTATCTCGAGGACGGGCTCCACCGCGCGCTGCGAGCGGCGCTCCACCAGCGAAACGTGCTGCACGCCCGGGTCCACGAGGTGAGCACCCCATGA